One stretch of Harmonia axyridis chromosome 1, icHarAxyr1.1, whole genome shotgun sequence DNA includes these proteins:
- the LOC123680117 gene encoding uncharacterized protein LOC123680117 → MGSRSRRILEMANENYHQDEETLAKRRRSNSSSSSSSPRSSGEESFIEYSDDSVRDPNFTVNKVIEESSDDEEAYTLTTLTTVPLNELSQDLIDSAGIENCVSSYIDQLIGTSEDPIIADLICDQEENKNTPQDDAREDAVAKNIEIKTNEITPTKKGKKKQRREEKWKKNIAKELRNTGKSYTSIRTEKVVPERQMKEPCKDNCSFKCQINFTIEQRKQLNEDYWNLGSIEKQWTFLANSTEVIVPKVRCVKIDSEGNQIPSKREHVNAYFFMSSGKKIRVCKLFFKNTLAINNRPIETALKKKNNNTNIATMKDKRGSHGKQPKINEDLKAGVLSFINAIPKIESHYTRANTTKQYIDGSKSVADLHRDYVELCKSNNAPYTSYAIFYRIFNQDFNISFFTPKKDLCDTCEAYKNSSDEEKILMKESYDTHIREKQLSRIEKENDKKKTDTVVAVYDLQAVFQCPKGEISVFYYKSKLNVLNLTIYDIQQNLVESFVWDESNANRGVNEIGTCVFNYLQKVCGAGKDLDIIFYSDNCPGQQKNKFMVAMYLFAVQKFPNLKSITHKFLIKGHTQNEGDSAHSQIERQVKRQLRSGPMYTPDAFIGAIKASRKKSSPIHVTEICYSDIYDWKDVCSQMSLAINKDENNKSVKLAGLKVIMVQKSEPRAIYFKTSYEETEFQKAVVIRRKKDIDVEVKRAYTNKPGLTDSKKRDLLDLVNKKMIPSYYRTFFEAL, encoded by the coding sequence atGGGGTCAcgatcaagaagaatattagaaatGGCGAACGAAAATTATCATCAAGATGAGGAAACTCTAGCAAAGCGTCGGCGTAGTAATTCTTCTAGCAGCTCCAGCTCACCTAGAAGCTCAGGTGAGGAATCTTTCATCGAATATAGCGACGATTCCGTTAGAGACCCGAATTTCACTGTCAACAAAGTAATAGAAGAAAGTTCAGATGATGAAGAAGCTTACACCTTGACAACTCTGACTACAGTACCTCTAAACGAATTATCACAAGACTTAATAGATAGTGCAGGCATAGAAAATTGTGTTTCCAGTTATATAGACCAACTCATAGGTACATCTGAGGATCCTATTATTGCGGATTTAATATGCGATcaggaagaaaataaaaacacacCACAGGATGACGCTCGTGAAGACGCCGTGgccaagaatattgaaattaaaacaaatgaaattactcCGACAAAGAAGGGGAAGAAGAAACAAAGACGAGAAGAAAAGTGGAAGAAAAATATCGCGAAAGAACTAAGAAACACCGGTAAATCCTACACTTCCATCAGGACTGAGAAAGTTGTGCCAGAACGTCAAATGAAGGAGCCTTGCAAAGATAACTGTTCATTTAAATGTCAAATCAACTTTACCATAGAACAGCGAAAACAATTAAATGAAGATTACTGGAATTTGGGTAGTATTGAAAAACAATGGACGTTTCTTGCCAACTCTACCGAAGTTATCGTTCCCAAAGTTCGATGTGTGAAAATAGACTCTGAGGGTAACCAGATTCCATCCAAGCGTGAACATGTCAATGCATACTTTTTTATGTCATCAGGTAAAAAAATTAGAGTGTGTaagttattttttaaaaatacatTGGCCATCAACAACCGTCCTATAGAGACAgccctgaagaaaaaaaataacaacacaaatattgCTACAATGAAGGATAAGCGTGGATCCCATGGAAAGCAACCAAAAATTAATGAGGATTTGAAGGCTGGCGTATTATCCTTTATTAACGCTATACCTAAAATAGAATCGCATTACACCCGAGCTAATACGACCAAACAGTACATTGATGGTAGCAAATCGGTAGCTGATCTGCATAGAGATTACGTTGAACTATGTAAATCTAATAATGCTCCTTACACGAGTTATGCCATTTTCTATCGCATTTTCAATCAGGACTTTAATATATCGTTCTTTACGCCCAAAAAGGACCTTTGTGATACTTGCGAAGCTTACAAAAATAGCTccgatgaagaaaaaatacttaTGAAGGAATCCTATGATACACACATTCGAGAGAAACAACTTTCCCGAATCGAAAAGGAAAATGACAAGAAGAAAACTGATACAGTGGTTGCTGTTTATGATCTGCAGGCCGTATTTCAATGCCCGAAAGGAGAAATATCcgtattttattataaatctaAATTAAATGTTCTGAACCTAACAATCTATGACATACAGCAAAACCTGGTTGAAAGCTTTGTTTGGGACGAATCCAATGCGAATAGAGGAGTGAATGAAATAGGAACTTGTGTCTTTAACTATCTACAAAAGGTTTGCGGAGCTGGTAAGGATTTAgacatcattttttattcagaTAATTGCCCTGGCcagcaaaaaaataaattcatggtCGCTATGTACTTATTTGCGGTACAAAAATTTCCAAACTTAAAATCTATCACACATAAGTTTCTCATTAAAGGGCACACACAGAATGAAGGTGATTCTGCACATTCACAAATTGAAAGGCAGGTGAAAAGACAATTGAGAAGTGGACCCATGTACACTCCAGATGCCTTTATAGGTGCAATAAAAGCTTCTAGAAAGAAAAGCTCTCCTATTCACGTTACAGAAATATGTTATTCAGATATTTATGATTGGAAGGATGTCTGTAGTCAAATGAGTTTGGCTATCAACAAAGATGAGAACAACAAGTCTGTTAAATTGGCAGGTCTTAAAGTTATCATGGTTCAAAAGTCTGAACCACGagctatttatttcaaaacatcGTATGAAGAAACAGAATTTCAGAAAGCGGTTGTGATAAGAAGGAAGAAGGATATAGACGTAGAGGTTAAAAGGGCTTATACTAATAAGCCGGGATTGACTGACAGCAAAAAAAGAGACCTTTTAGATTTGGTTAACAAGAAAATGATACCGTCGTATTATAGGACATTTTTCGAAGCACTTTAA